The window CAAACTCGAAGGTAGTGATGTGCCTATGAAAGTCTTCAATCGCGTTGTTTTCGTTATGGAGCCGTTCGACTCTCAACTCCTCAGTTTTCTTCTCCAATTTTAGGTCGGACAATCTTCAACCTTTTCTCTTCGTCTCCTCCCCACTCCCCGGTTTTcatgttttcttccttttcttcaattGGCAAAATTTGTATGATTTTGATTTTGCTTTCTTGTTGTGTAtggcttttttaaaaaaaaaaaaaaaattttctgtcGTCGAAGGTGGCTGGGGAGTGGCGTGGTTTGGGAAATGGAAATTGATGCTTATGCATGACTTGGAATATGCCCAATTCTCGTTTCTATCTGGTAGGGTAAGCTATAtcatgtttttccttttcgttttctGGTTTTTTTGTTGTTAAAGTTTTAATCTCTGTAGAGGTTGATGGGTTTTcccttgttgtttttttttccttgaaaaaATGGGGCAGCCGTGAGTGAGTTAGGCGATGGAGAGGGAAACTTGTACACCTTCAACTGACGAATTAGGATCTTTTGGGTAAAGATGAGAGCTTTGGGGGGTGGTTTTAACCGTGATTACTGATTGTAGGTTTTCCATGATATTAATGTGTTTGGTGGCTGTTATCTGTAGAATTTGCATTTAGTAAAGAACTTTTTTAATTTACAAATGGGGCTTACAAGGTGAATTTCTCTATTTCGACCCACCCATATGAATTTGTTTCTGTCCCATGAGTCGTGTTGCAGTCAGGCAGGCTTATACTCATGGTTGAGTGAAATTTTCAATCATGGACTGCAGCTTTTCTGCACCAAATCTCATGCAAGCATTCGTCTTATGGTACAATAGTTGTTTTGACTATCAGTCAGCACATGTTTCCCTGGGGACCTTCTTCATGTGTCTTTAGCTACTAGATATATCTTTGTGTATTTCTCCACTGCAAATGCTGGCTCCAATATCCTTAGTTCCTTATTTTCTCTGGTGTCTGTTGTTTTATTTTGTTGCCCTTACCATTGTCATTGCTATCCTTGACTGTCTACTGGGTTTTTAGATTCTAGTGTCATAGGTGAAGCAATTAAGGAAAAAGTTCAGGTTAAGTTCATTGGACACCCATGAGACATTGCGAAGCTGTTTTAGGTCTGAATACATGCAAATAAGTGGCCCTCCACTTGTCATCTCAACTTGAAGACATATGCCACAGGACTTTTTGAATATATTAGTTTTACTTGAATCTCTGGTTCTTTTGTTTAATTTACTCATTCACTATTTGACTTGTCAACTTTTGAATTCTTGTGGCTTAGGGACTGAGAAGTGCCAGTGGTGTTTGAGAAACTAAATTATTTGCTTAAGTTGAAAGCATTATCTGTTTCGTAGAACACCAGCAATGGAGGCGCGGCCTGCTTTATCCATACAAAGATCGGGGACTCAACAACTGAATAATTGTGGGCCATCTGGGGCTTTGTCCACTTCTTTCCCTGTTCTTCCTTCTGCTTTGGAAGAGAAATATCCCAATTTACCTGACTCTCAGCAAGTTCCTGTGGAGAGACAATTTAAGCCATGTACTAGTACTGTTGTTTCTCCAATATCTTCCAGCAGTGGGGTTGTTGGTCATatgttttcttcatcatcagGATTGTCTACCgatcttcatttttcttctgtTTCGCAACAAGAAAAACATTCAAGACAGTCCCCTTTTATTTCTCAATCAACTAGCTGTGGGACATCAATGCTATTTCAACAGGCTTCCCATTCAGGAGTTCTTCAATCTACAGCATCTAGCCAGTATACGAAGGAAAACAATGACACCTCCTGGTGTACAGATtcacttgattttcttgattacccaataaatcagaataATCCTCTTGATAGCTGCAATACAGGTGAAATCCTTCCATCTGAGGATCTTAATAAACGGAATTGGCAGGAATGGGCTGACCAGCTTATTAGTGACGATGATGCTTTGACTTCTAGTTGGAATGAGTTGATTGCAGAAACAAATGTTACTGATCCAGGCCTGAAGGTTGAGGTCCTTCCGGAAATTAATATTCAGTcctagtttatttttatctcttcttttctgttaggttttcttcattttatgtTTTTAGTGCCTTCTAGTTTCCTATTATTGTTTGTGAAGAAGAATGAAAGAGGGGTGTTATGATGTGCTTTTCCTATTGTTGTTGTTGGTCCAATGTCAGGTACCTCAACAGTCTACAACTTTCTCAATCCAGCAACCACAAGCTTCCCAGCAGCTTCCAGCATCTTCTGGAGAAACTGGCCCTGTTGTCCCTCCAACACCCTCAGGAAGTGGTGCGCCAACCAAGCAACGCATGCGTTGGACACCAGAACTTCATGAAGCCTTTGTTGAGGCAGTCAACAAGCTTGGTGGGAGTGAAAGTAATTTTCTGTCCACCATGACCTCAAATCAAATTGCTTTTACATGTTTTGGATAAACATTCATGTTGAATGTTGTGCTTAATGTCATAGGAGCTACCCCAAAGGGTGTGCTGAAGTTGATGAAAGTTGAAGGTTTGACCATCTATCACGTCAAAAGCCACTTGCAGGTATGTTGGTTGGTCTGCCCAGATAGATGTCTCTGACCAAGGGCCCTTGTTCTAAATCTAGTATGATTACTTGATGCTTTTGGTAACTGCAGAAATATCGGACGGCTAGATACAAACCAGAGCCATCAGAAGGTGgggaaaattttcagaaaactTAGTGACCTGTTTGTTTCTTAGTGTTAGCATCGCTAAATATCTGATTTTTGGAAGTCAATAGTTTTTTTCAATGGTGATGAGTGCTTAAATAGCATTTTGTGTGAGTTAATTTCTGAGGCAAAGCCATAtcatgaattttgattttagttaaAGTTATTCTGCTTGAATGGCATAACGCTGTTTACATGATATCTATTCTAAATTTTCATAAATGTTAACTTGGGTGGAATGCTAGCACTATAGTTCATTACATTAGTGATCAATCATCGTCATGAAGTAgacaaaataatttattttagacaTGATATACTGAAATTAGAAATTAAATGATCTTTCAAAACAACTAATAAAAAtggctttcttttattttccttgtCATGCAGTTTTACTATCTTTCAAAGTTAGTGttaattttttgcatttaattGGAATTTCCTCTGAGAAGTAACTAAGTACAAATGCTGTTAATCAATTTTTTCCCATGCCTGTTTTGGCTGTTAGTGTTGTCTATGGACTGttgaatgagaattttattaccTTACATATGGATgactttatatttttcttactcACAAGCCTTTTCCTTGCCTTCATTCTGTTTTCATTGCAGGTTCTTCAGAGAAAAAACATGCTTTAATTGATGATTTGTCATCTTTGGATCTGAAGTCGTAAGTTGATCTATTTGAACAATGAGCTTCCAGTAGATGTCCTACAAATTTGTCTCATTTCTTTAAATATGTGGATGTGACGTTTGATTCTGTTGTTTAGTGTTGGTCATAGCTTAAACTTGATAATTGGTCGCAATGTAACTTGGCTAGGTTTCTTACGATGTTAGTATATTATTGTCATGGTGTTCATTATTTGTCTTTAATgtgaaaattaaaggaaatttcTCAATAGGACGGCTTTAAAGCGAGTTAATGTGCATAAACTTTCTAGTGAAAGAAACGAATTTATTGAATCTCTTTTCCCTCCCCCCGCCTTTAAAGTTTTGGAACTTCCTCCCTCCCGTCCTGTCCTTGCATGTAGTTCTGTTAAGGAAGAAAGGTAAGGCAGTTAAGGGGAAGGCAGAGATTTGGATTTAAGGGGTAAGGGGATACTTTGGAGTGAAGGGAGCCAGGCAGAGATTATTTTGACTTAAGGGGGTGCAGCATGGTGTGGGTGTGAATGAAGCCAGGCTGAGATTGGTTTGGGAGAGAGGGATTGAGACCGTAATGAACCTTGGTTGTGCTTGGATTCTTATCAGAGAAAGGGAACACTTAATGGCATGTCTGATGAGAGCTTTTGCAGATCCTGGTTGGAGAAAGCTATTCGAGTGAAGAATTTTGCAGTGCTGccttattgttttgttttatgttACTAGtgttattttttcaatttgtatGGGAAGGGATATGGCTGCTCACTGTAGACCCACCAAAGAGGAAACAATAAGTATTGGTAGATAATTCACTTGTTTTTGCC is drawn from Coffea arabica cultivar ET-39 chromosome 1c, Coffea Arabica ET-39 HiFi, whole genome shotgun sequence and contains these coding sequences:
- the LOC113714632 gene encoding protein PHOSPHATE STARVATION RESPONSE 1 is translated as MEARPALSIQRSGTQQLNNCGPSGALSTSFPVLPSALEEKYPNLPDSQQVPVERQFKPCTSTVVSPISSSSGVVGHMFSSSSGLSTDLHFSSVSQQEKHSRQSPFISQSTSCGTSMLFQQASHSGVLQSTASSQYTKENNDTSWCTDSLDFLDYPINQNNPLDSCNTGEILPSEDLNKRNWQEWADQLISDDDALTSSWNELIAETNVTDPGLKVPQQSTTFSIQQPQASQQLPASSGETGPVVPPTPSGSGAPTKQRMRWTPELHEAFVEAVNKLGGSERATPKGVLKLMKVEGLTIYHVKSHLQKYRTARYKPEPSEGSSEKKHALIDDLSSLDLKSGIEITEALRLQMEVQKRLHEQLEIQRNLQLRIEEQGRYLQMMFEKQCKSGLDLLKGSSSNLENPLTDLTEPVLKSPDKSNLGVSEGNDHKMDEVGEKQKSPENEVPENLEATATDTPNSPPPKRAKLDE